One Vigna unguiculata cultivar IT97K-499-35 chromosome 11, ASM411807v1, whole genome shotgun sequence DNA window includes the following coding sequences:
- the LOC114169314 gene encoding PHD finger protein At1g33420 → MVVNERPSKRMKRRVTADLYDFLTFPATTDASSGQPFRTSVQRFLSDHARITFPPSLFPSLMTWQILFRVGDLVDGPDLSPAVVTLDIVEEDVTRSRSSVYCDQCRVVGWSGHPVCRKRYHFIIRAASNAVEPYQRPCSRCGNLLQLSETRCKSCNFAITVDDLEDWVYLQIEDNTHLLHGVVHSNGYGHLLTLSGREGGSKLLSGSDIMDFWDRLCTSISVRKVSVMDLSKKFGLEYRLLHAITKGHSWYGNWAYEFGTGSYALTQDAYKNAVNTLSSMPLSSFSFHGRGPRSRLECIISLYQSLAETELLNIQDLFSFLLMLIRECRKPISMRSFKQTSNLLCTWTGKDVEEVQQALVKVLIASGACTEAKWVTRRALKGAVCRGVSSPELLDYCLKYLPGKLAANGMVVCSRCNPVSCAIEFRLGPMSNALSIHSSYPTEGQLISDLTFLFDSIIHPDKMMSYRPRIMRKRVADSARKLLDCKQFMKDYKPYEMAIEPPSVIRLWCHVELSDQPKDDPSPPPELIVLPLNATVAELKSEATNAFQEVYAMYKRFQAEELLGYGSISDSLTVKFLLGTSGSVRIQGKCPAKHGLSRFRMERGTEVWKVDCTCGAKDDDGEKMLACDTCGVWQHTRCAGIHNSDGMPSKFVCMRCVNLYREEKKRSPASAEETNGTCIFNSSCRDEAAARDCPTVSCNITVNFGVR, encoded by the exons ATGGTGGTCAACGAGAGACCATCCAAGAGGATGAAGAGGAGAGTCACAGCTGATCTCTATGATTTCCTCACTTTTCCGGCCACCACCGACGCCTCTTCCGGCCAACCCTTCCGGACCAGTGTCCAACGCTTTCTCTCAGACCATGCGCGCATCACTTTCCCTCCCTCCTTATTTCCGTCCCTCATGACGTGGCAGATCTTGTTCCGTGTCGGAGACCTCGTTGACGGACCCGATCTCTCACCCGCGGTCGTCACTCTTGACATTGTTGAGGAGGATGTTACTCGTTCTCGCTCTTCTGTTTATTGTGACCAGTGCCGAGTCGTTG ggtGGAGTGGGCATCCCGTTTGTCGAAAGCGATATCATTTCATAATAAGGGCTGCGAGTAATGCAGTCGAACCATATCAAAGACCTTGTTCAAGATGTGGAAACCTTCTCCAATTATCTGAAACAAG GTGTAAATCATGTAACTTTGCCATCACCGTGGATGACCTTGAGGACTGGGTGTATCTTCAGATTGAAGATAATACCCATCTTCTTCATGGTGTGGTCCATTCCAATGGTTATGGTCATCTGCTTACTCTCAGTGGAAGAGAAGGTGGCTCTAAGCTTCTATCTGGATCTGATATTATGGATTTCTGGGACAGACTGTGTACTTCAATTTCTGTGAG GAAGGTTAGTGTGATGGACTTGTCCAAGAAATTTGGGCTGGAATACCGATTGCTTCATGCAATCACCAAAGGACATTCCTGGTATGGTAATTGGGCTTATGAATTTGGAACAGGCAGCTATGCTCTCACCCAAGATGCCTACAAAAACGCGGTGAATACCCTGTCAAGCATGCCCTTGTCATCGTTTTCATTTCATGGACGGGGACCACGAAGTCGCCTGGAGTGTATCATTTCTCTCTACCAGTCCTTGGCAGAAACAGAACTTCTAAACATTCAAGATCTCTTCTCCTTTTTGTTGATGTTGATTCGTGAATGTCGTAAGCCAATATCCATGAGAAGTTTTAAGCAGACCAGTAATTTGTTGTGTACATGGACGGGAAAAGATGTTGAAGAGGTGCAACAAGCCCTTGTCAAGGTATTGATTGCATCAGGTGCGTGTACCGAGGCCAAATGGGTTACAAGGCGTGCTCTCAAGGGTGCTGTATGCAGGGGTGTGTCATCTCCAGAGCTTCTTGACTACTGTCTTAAGTACTTGCCTGGGAAATTAGCAGCCAATGGGATGGTAGTTTGTTCACGATGTAATCCTGTTTCCTGTGCAATCGAGTTCAG GTTGGGACCTATGAGTAATGCACTAAGTATACATTCAAGCTACCCTACAGAAGGGCAATTGATCTCTGACTTGACATTTTTATTCGACTCAATAATACATCCTGACAAAATGATGTCCTACAGACCTAGAATTATGAGGAAAAGGGTTGCTGATTCAGCCAGGAAGCTCCTTGATTGTAAACAATTTATGAAAGATTACAAACCATATGAAATGGCCATTGAACCGCCTTCTGTTATTAGGCTGTGGTGTCATGTCGAGCTTTCTGATCAGCCTAAGGACGATCCATCCCCACCCCCAGAGCTAATTGTGTTGCCTTTGAATGCTACCGTTGCTGAGCTCAAGAGCGAAGCCACTAATGCTTTTCAAGAGGTGTATGCAATGTATAAGAGGTTTCAAGCTGAAGAACTCCTAGGATATGGGTCAATCAGTGACTCCCTGACAGTAAAGTTCTTGCTTGGAACAAGTGGATCAGTCCGCATTCAAGGTAAATGCCCAGCCAAACACGGGCTAAGCAGATTCCGGATGGAACGAGGAACTGAGGTGTGGAAGGTTGATTGCACTTGTGGGGCTAAGGATGATGACGGAGAGAAAATGCTAGCATGTGATACCTGTGGCGTTTGGCAGCATACCAGATGCGCTGGAATTCATAATTCTGATGGCATGCCTTCTAAGTTTGTTTGCATGAGGTGTGTCAACTTGTACCGTGAGGAGAAAAAGAGATCACCAGCATCTGCTGAGGAAACTAATGGGACCTGTATATTCAACTCATCCTGCAGAGATGAGGCAGCAGCAAGGGACTGTCCCACGGTTTCATGTAACATAACTGTGAATTTTGGTGTACGTTGA